Proteins encoded together in one Ipomoea triloba cultivar NCNSP0323 chromosome 4, ASM357664v1 window:
- the LOC116017488 gene encoding toll/interleukin-1 receptor-like protein has translation MNHQIIYCALSCILQIEFFGPFLTIAMEQPSFVTSCASSYDVFLSFRGEDVRKNFVDHLYSAMEQRGIYTFKDDEKLERGKSISPAVERAIEESSMAVVVLSEHYADSTWCLEEVVKIKECMEVKGQMVVPIFYGVDPSTVRKQKGKFGEAFEGHEKRFEKEGEKVKKWRKVLENVSNLSGWNLDNTENG, from the coding sequence atgaatcaTCAGATCATTTATTGTGCATTGAGCTGCATACTGCAGATCGAGTTTTTCGGCCCTTTCTTAACCATTGCAATGGAACAACCTTCTTTTGTGACTTCATGTGCTTCCTCCTACGATGTTTTCTTGAGTTTCAGAGGAGAAGACGTCCGCAAGAACTTCGTCGACCATCTCTACAGTGCGATGGAGCAAAGAGGGATTTACACTTTCAAAGATGACGAGAAGCTGGAAAGGGGAAAGTCCATCTCGCCGGCAGTTGAGAGGGCAATCGAAGAATCGTCGATGGCGGTCGTCGTCTTGTCCGAGCACTACGCTGATTCCACATGGTGTCTGGAGGAAGTGGTGAAAATCAAGGAGTGTATGGAGGTGAAAGGTCAGATGGTTGTTCCCATTTTCTATGGCGTGGATCCATCGACGGTGAGGAAACAGAAGGGAAAGTTTGGAGAAGCCTTTGAAGGACACGAGAAGAGGTTTGAGAAAGAAGGAGAAAAGGTGAAGAAATGGAGGAAAGTGCTGGAGAATGTATCCAATTTGTCCGGTTGGAATCTCGACAATACTGAAAATGGGTAA